In a single window of the Papaver somniferum cultivar HN1 chromosome 8, ASM357369v1, whole genome shotgun sequence genome:
- the LOC113301824 gene encoding pentatricopeptide repeat-containing protein At2g21090-like, with protein sequence MSISNSLKAIDSSFSQYTSIIDECIKTRNIKLGRTLHSHLIKTALNLNVFLANRLIDMYAKCNSVKCAESAFDDAPVKNSHSWNTIFFAYSKLGFFGKAREVFDKMPNPNLVSYNSMISGLTKNGFHLEALDVFKKMYSQSGAMLIDNYTFVGVVTACTGLGELELVRQVHGLVSVMGLDMNLIMYNALIDAYGKCYDPDSSSLLFNQMPERDVVSWTSMVVAYALASRLEDARSVFDQIPVKNTVSWNALIAGLAQNGHGEEALDLFKNMQDLGVAPNAFTFVSVMSACADLALIGSGKQIHGHIIRMSSSRGELLNLFTFNALIDMYSKSGDMKSASILFDQMPDKDIVSWNSLVTGLAQNGFAKKSLDVFERLTEVGDMPLNHITFLGALSACSHMGLVSEGQRIFQLMGKYGVRPRSEHYALLIDMLGRNNKLEEAVKFVETAPSKLDRCGMWAALLGACRVHGNLDIARKAAEALFELEPRNSGRYVSLSNIYAATGRWDDARRVRNLMKERSLEKEVAYSWIEVRSQRHGFVAKDKYHCQMEEIYNIASELVSHMEAGYGSSKDSFEHEALFAY encoded by the coding sequence ATGTCTATATCCAACTCCCTCAAAGCCATCGATTCTTCATTTTCTCAATACACATCAATAATCGACGAATGCATAAAAACCAGAAACATCAAACTTGGGAGAACCCTTCATTCACACCTCATTAAAACAGCTCTTAATCTCAACGTATTCCTTGCTAATCGTCTCATAGATATGTATGCAAAATGTAATTCAGTCAAATGTGCCGAAAGTGCTTTTGATGATGCCCCAGTAAAGAATTCTCATTCCTGGAATACAATTTTCTTCGCGTATTCCAAATTGGGGTTTTTTGGTAAAGCTCGTGAAGTGTTCGACAAAATGCCGAACCCAAATCTTGTTAGTTATAATTCTATGATATCTGGTTTGACTAAAAATGGGTTTCATTTAGAAGCATTAGATGTTTTTAAGAAAATGTATAGTCAGAGTGGTGCTATGTTAATCGATAATTATACGTTTGTTGGTGTGGTTACTGCTTGTACGGGTTTGGGAGAATTGGAGTTGGTAAGACAGGTTCATGGACTTGTAAGTGTAATGGGATTGGATATGAATCTCATTATGTATAATGCCTTGATTGACGCGTATGGGAAATGTTATGACCCTGATTCGTCGAGTTTGCTTTTTAACCAAATGCCAGAAAGGGATGTTGTGTCATGGACTTCGATGGTTGTTGCTTATGCACTGGCATCTAGATTAGAGGACGCTCGTTCAGTGTTTGATCAGATCCCTGTTAAGAATACTGTGTCATGGAATGCTTTGATAGCCGGGTTAGCTCAAAATGGGCATGGAGAGGAGGCATTGGATCTCTTTAAGAACATGCAGGATCTGGGAGTTGCACCTAATGCCTTTACGTTTGTTAGCGTTATGAGTGCTTGTGCAGATCTAGCACTTATTGGAAGTGGTAAGCAGATACATGGGCACATTATTAGAATGAGTAGTAGCAGAGGAGAATTGCTTAATTTATTCACATTCAATGCTTTAATTGACATGTATTCAAAGAGTGGAGACATGAAATCGGCTAGTATACTGTTTGATCAGATGCCAGATAAGGATATCGTTTCTTGGAATTCACTAGTAACTGGGCTTGCTCAGAATGGGTTTGCAAAAAAGTCACTAGATGTGTTTGAGAGGCTGACTGAAGTGGGTGACATGCCGTTAAATCATATCACATTTCTTGGTGCTTTATCTGCTTGTAGCCACATGGGTTTAGTATCGGAAGGACAGCGTATCTTTCAGCTAATGGGAAAATATGGTGTACGTCCAAGGTCAGAACACTATGCTCTTCTGATAGATATGCTCGGAAGAAATAATAAACTTGAGGAAGCAGTGAAATTTGTTGAGACTGCACCTAGTAAATTGGATCGTTGTGGGATGTGGGCTGCACTTCTGGGTGCATGTCGTGTCCATGGAAACTTGGATATTGCAAGGAAGGCTGCAGAAGCTTTATTTGAGTTGGAACCTCGAAATAGTGGGAGATATGTGTCTTTATCCAACATTTATGCTGCAACTGGCAGGTGGGATGATGCTCGTCGAGTAAGGAATCTTATGAAAGAGAGGAGTTTGGAAAAAGAAGTTGCTTATAGTTGGATAGAGGTCAGAAGTCAGAGACATGGGTTCGTGGCTAAAGACAAATATCACTGTCAAATGGAAGAGATATATAATATAGCCAGTGAACTTGTGAGCCACATGGAGGCAGGATATGGATCCTCTAAAGATTCATTTGAGCATGAAGCACTTTTTGCTTATTAA
- the LOC113305348 gene encoding uncharacterized protein LOC113305348 — MCVPFFGKDIADELRNTFSQLCDFDSSRQVARVHDGYDANALLEQIFKIANDNSMEKQTVFSEIMEIVSIGLLRGNIREDQIEKTVPEGKTRIKELIKKWGFYTRKNAKEKSILAPMTLTFSRMILLFPHFASLILFRNPVKFGNRFPDNSTRYPAQTFKLPIAMKHLGFGGLIPTGVGNLLHNEILEVASLAFMVEFSIMVNPSFNKTFLVAYEGQKPYMHAAKNCAMPGSDRIAFLISLGLDTVESITRIVEVANSAMVACGAKTRYTMSSFQPLTQGTKIKIIEDDTLYAHAVAGASGLAAAYMGKTASSSQETG; from the coding sequence ATGTGTGTTCCATTTTTTGGGAAGGATATTGCCGATGAGTTGCGGAATACGTTTTCTCAGTTATGTGATTTTGATTCATCCCGCCAGGTTGCACGTGTTCATGACGGATATGATGCAAATGCTTTACTAGAGCAGATTTTTAAGATTGCCAATGATAACAGTATGGAGAAACAAACCGTTTTTAGTGAAATAATGGAAATTGTTTCTATCGGTCTCTTAAGAGGAAATATAAGAGAAGACCAGATTGAGAAAACCGTACCAGAAGGAAAAACAAGGATCAAAGAGTTGATCAAGAAATGGGGATTTTATACAAGAAAGAATGCCAAGGAGAAAAGTATTCTTGCCCCGATGACTTTGACATTTTCTAGAATGATTTTGTTATTTCCTCATTTTGCTAGTCTGATATTATTTCGTAACCCTGTAAAGTTTGGAAACAGATTTCCTGATAATTCAACAAGATATCCAGCCCAGACTTTCAAGCTTCCAATAGCAATGAAACATTTGGGTTTTGGGGGACTTATTCCTACTGGAGTAGGCAATCTTCTGCATAATGAAATTCTTGAGGTAGCTAGTTTGGCTTTTATGGTGGAATTTAGCATTATGGTCAATCCTTCATTCAACAAGACTTTTTTGGTCGCGTATGAAGGTCAGAAACCTTATATGCATGCTGCTAAGAACTGTGCAATGCCGGGTAGTGATAGAATTGCCTTCTTGATAAGTCTTGGATTGGATACTGTTGAATCCATCACTAGAATTGTTGAAGTTGCTAATTCTGCAATGGTTGCTTGTGGTGCTAAAACTAGATATACCATGAGTTCTTTCCAGCCATTAACCCAAGGAACAAAGATAAAGATTATCGAGGATGATACTCTTTATGCTCATGCTGTAGCAGGAGCGTCGGGATTAGCTGCTGCTTACATGGGTAAAACAGCATCTTCTTCACAAGAGACTGGATAG
- the LOC113304618 gene encoding uncharacterized protein LOC113304618: protein MAPTSEKTTCNKHCCSDSSSTLESLMHREVVSTEIVQDWNINDNNNDDYEKQQKKIIASTNLSDPSSKGIQIMLRAQSSHPLDPLSAAEISVAVGTVRAAGATPEVRDSMRFIEVVLLEPDKNIVALADAYFFPPFQPSLLPKSKGGAFLPGKLPARRARLVVYNKQSNETSVWIVELTEVHAATRGGPNRGKVISSQVIPDVQPPMDAVEYAECEAVVKDFPPFQEAMKKRGIEDMDLVMVDPWCVGYYSDGDAPSRRLAKPLIFCRTESDCPMENGYARPVEGIYVLVDMQNMVVIEFEDRKLVPLPPVDPLRNYTAGDTRGGVDRSDVKPLQIIQPEGPSFRVDGQFVEWQKWNFRVGFTPREGLVIYSIAYTDGSAGRRPVAHRLSFVEMVVPYGDPNEPHYRKNAFDAGEDGLGKNAHSLKKGCDCLGSIKYFDAHFTNFTGGVETIENCVCLHEEDHGILWKHQDWRSGLAEVRRSRRLTVSFFCTVANYEYGFFWHFYQDGKIEAEVKLTGILSLGAIQPGESRKYGTTIAPGLYAPVHQHFFVSRMDMAVDCKPGEPSNQVIEVDVKVEEPGKNNIHNNAFYAEEKLLKSEMQAMRDCNPLSARHWIIKNTRNVNRTGQLTGYKLMPGSNCLPLARPEAKFMRRAAFLKHNLWVTQYAHDEMYPGGEFPNQNPRESEGLTTWVKQNRSLEETNIVLWYVFGITHVPRLEDWPVMPVEHIGFTLVPHGFFNCSPAVDVPPSISANELDPKENGVVKTIHNGLLSKL from the exons ATGGCCCCAACTTCGGAAAAAACAACGTGTAATAAACACTGTTGCAGTGATTCTTCATCAACTTTGGAATCATTAATGCATCGTGAAGTTGTTTCTACTGAGATTGTACAAGATTGGAATATTAATGATAACAACAACGATGATTACGAAAAACAACAGAAGAAGATAATTGCATCAACTAATCTGTCTGATCCTTCTTCCAAAG GTATCCAGATAATGTTGAGAGCTCAAAGCAGCCACCCCTTGGACCCTTTATCAGCTGCAGAAATCTCAGTTGCTGTGGGGACAGTCAGAGCTGCTGGAGCCACTCCTgaggttagggatagtatgcggTTTATCGAAGTGGTTTTGTTGGAGCCGGATAAAAATATTGTTGCACTGGCAGATGCATATTTTTTTCCACCTTTCCAGCCATCACTGCTTCCTAAATCAAAAGGTGGCGCGTTCCTTCCTGGCAAACTTCCCGCAAGACGGGCTAGACTTGTAGTGTACAACAAACAATCAAATGAGACTAGTGTTTGGATTGTTGAGCTGACTGAAGTTCATGCTGCAACTCGTGGTGGTCCAAATAGAGGAAAGGTTATCTCTTCGCAAGTTATACCTGATGTGCAGCCTCCCATGGATGCCGTGGAATATGCTGAGTGTGAAGCTGTTGTGAAAGACTTCCCTCCATTTCAGGAGGCAATGAAGAAGAGGGGAATTGAGGATATGGATCTTgtcatggttgatccatg GTGTGTAGGCTACTACAGCGACGGAGATGCTCCTAGCCGAAGGCTTGCTAAACCACTCATATTCTGTAGAACGGAGAGTGACTGCCCTATGGAGAACGGTTACGCACGACCAGTTGAAGGCATTTATGTtctggttgatatgcaaaatatggTGGTAATTGAATTTGAGGATAGGAAACTTGTTCCTCTTCCTCCAGTTGATCCATTAAGAAACTATACTGCCGGTGATACACGAGGAGGTGTTGACCGTAGTGATGTGAAGCCCCTACAGATTATTCAGCCAGAAGGACCAAGCTTTCGTGTTGATGGACAGTTTGTAGAATGGCAAAAG TGGAACTTTCGGGTTGGTTTCACTCCTAGAGAGGGTTTGGTTATATATTCCATTGCATATACTGACGGTAGTGCGGGACGGAGACCTGTAGCTCACAGGCTGAGTTTTGTTGAGATGGTGGTTCCATATGGTGATCCAAATGAGCCACATTACAGGAAAAATGCATTTGATGCAGGAGAAGATGGCCTGGGTAAAAATGCTCATTCTCTGAAAAAG GGGTGTGATTGTTTGGGCTCCATCAAGTATTTTGATGCCCATTTTACAAACTTCACTGGGGGAGTAGAGACGATTGAGAATTGTGTGTGTTTGCACGAGGAGGACCATGGTATTCTGTGGAAACATCAAGATTGGAGGTCTGGCTTAGCAGAAGTTAGAAGGTCTAGAAGGCTCACAGTATCCTTTTTCTGCACTGTGGCTAATTACGAGTATGGATTCTTCTGGCATTTCTATCAG GACGGAAAAATAGAAGCTGAGGTTAAGCTAACTGGCATTCTCAGCTTAGGAGCAATACAACCAGGTGAATCCAGGAAATATGGCACAACAATAGCTCCAGGATTATATGCACCAGTACATCAACACTTCTTTGTTTCTCGTATGGACATGGCTGTGGATTGTAAGCCCGGTGAACCGTCCAACCAG GTAATTGAGGTGGATGTGAAAGTCGAAGAACCTGGGAAGAACAATATTCATAACAACGCTTTCTACGCAGAAGAAAAACTGCTCAAGTCTGAGATGCAAGCTATGCGTGACTGTAATCCTTTATCAGCTCGCCACTGGATT ATCAAGAACACAAGAAATGTCAACCGCACAGGGCAGCTTACAGGCTATAAGCTTATGCCCGGTTCAAACTGTTTGCCTTTGGCACGCCCCGAAGCCAAATTTATGAGAAGAGCTGCTTTTCTAAAACACAATCTATGGGTTACACAATATGCTCATGACGAGATGTATCCAGGAGGTGAATTTCCAAATCAAAATCCACGTGAAAGTGAGGGTTTGACTACATGGGTCAAGCAAAACCGCTCCCTTGAGGAAACAAACATAGTTCTCTG GTACGTATTTGGAATCACTCATGTTCCTCGATTGGAAGACTGGCCTGTGATGCCGGTGGAGCACATTGGCTTTACACTTGTG CCACATGGGTTCTTCAATTGCTCACCTGCCGTCGATGTCCCACCAAGTATTTCAGCAAATGAATTGGACCCGAAGGAAAATGGAGTCGTCAAAACTATTCACAACGGACTGCTATCGAAGCTTTAG